A genomic region of Trifolium pratense cultivar HEN17-A07 linkage group LG3, ARS_RC_1.1, whole genome shotgun sequence contains the following coding sequences:
- the LOC123914367 gene encoding uncharacterized protein LOC123914367 isoform X2, with the protein MASAESSPLKPFDEVKTAVTEFALGFDHNYYQPLHLAILKGDWKSTKAFLDNDPTALTAKVTVHGRTALHVAAVGAQWKLVEKLAQHQQMPAEVLEELDFMGCTCLHYVAMGQSVDAAKALVAKNPSVTQVIDFKGFTPLMYSITSTQCKEMVGYLVLNTSDERPGCPFSGPSASQLVALLTGAGFHDITMHLLQRYPNLATITDSNGSSIILNVLTKLPSHFYSGDLLYFKFDKLCYKWAPGELEYENTIWNALQTLFPGLKIIRDKKLRHLSAVKLAEFVFSQASTMNDYQFWQSFVSPEILFSATSSGIVEILETCFQFFPDMVWTRIPNEGYLVQIAIKNRQKQVFSFLCKMPIMCKLLVLAIDESNNTTSHLAARFSSQVDSNLGAPFQIVRELHWFKVVEKLDHPLHKEVRNIDGKTAWQVFKEEHKTLIREARNWIKDRSNTGMLVATLIVTITFAAAITVPGGSNQDKGIPIFLTDNKFRVFIVSDAIAFFFSMASLLWFLAAINGRYIHEDYAMVLFVARFLVGLDFLSCAVVATMVAFITTLTIFLEDRFKYFIICTSLLAYFPIIVCLKLRFPFTKSIRPFKGIKIF; encoded by the exons ATGGCATCTGCAGAATCAAGTCCACTGAAGCCTTTTGATGAAGTCAAGACTGCTGTCACTGAGTTCG CTCTAGGATTTGACCACAATTACTACCAACCACTTCACTTGGCAATACTAAAAGGCGACTGGAAATCTACAAAGGCTTTTCTTGATAACGATCCAACCGCATTGACAGCGAAGGTTACGGTACATGGCAGGACTGCACTTCATGTTGCAGCAGTAGGAGCTCAGTGGAAACTTGTTGAAAAGTTGGCGCAACATCAACAGATGCCTGCAGAAGTCCTTGAAGAATTGGATTTTATGGGCTGTACTTGCCTTCACTATGTTGCAATGGGTCAAAGCGTAGATGCTGCGAAAGCATTGGTGGCTAAAAATCCTTCTGTTACACAAGTTATTGATTTTAAAGGATTCACACCACTCATGTATAGTATTACTTCTACACAATGTAAAGAGATGGTTGGATATCTTGTTTTGAATACTTCAGATGAAAGACCTGGCTGTCCATTCTCTGGTCCCTCTGCTAGTCAACTTGTTGCTTTGCTTACGGGAGCCGGATTTCATG ATATTACAATGCATCTTCTGCAGCGCTACCCTAACTTAGCCACTATTACTGATTCAAATGGAAGCAGCATTATACTTAATGTTCTGACAAAATTGCCATCACACTTTTATAGTGGAGACttactttattttaaatttgataaacTCTGTTACAAAT GGGCTCCTGGGGAACTGGAATATGAAAATACAATATGGAATGCGCTTCAAACTCTTT TTCCTGGCTTAAAGATAATCAGAGATAAAAAGTTGAGACATCTATCTGCCGTGAAATTGGCTGAATTTGTTTTCTCACAAGCATCAACCATGAATGACTATCAATTCTGGCAATCTTTTGTGAGTCCAGAAATTCTATTCAGTGCAACATCGTCTGGCATAGTTGAGATTTTGGAGACTTGTTTTCAGTTTTTCCCTGATATGGTTTGGACTCGCATTCCCAATGAAGGGTATTTGGTTCAAATTGCCATCAAGAATAGGCAAAAACAAGTTTTTAGTTTTCTATGCAAGATGCCAATAATGTGCAAGCTTTTAGTGTTGGCGATAGATGAATCAAACAACACTACATCACATCTGGCAGCAAGGTTTTCTTCTCAAGTAGATTCAAATTTAGGTGCACCATTTCAAATTGTCAGAGAGTTACATTGGTTTAAG GTAGTAGAGAAATTGGATCACCCTCTCCACAAAGAAGTCAGAAATATAGATGGCAAAACAGCTTGGCAAGTTTTTAAGGAAGAACATAAAACATTGATTAGAGAAGCGAGGAATTGGATAAAGGATAGATCAAACACTGGTATGTTAGTGGCAACTCTTATTGTGACAATCACATTTGCAGCTGCAATAACTGTACCTGGAGGTAGCAACCAGGACAAAGGAATACCAATATTCTTGACAGATAACAAATTCAGAGTGTTTATTGTGTCAGATGCAATAGCCTTCTTTTTCTCAATGGCTTCTCTTCTATGGTTTTTAGCAGCCATAAATGGACGCTACATCCATGAAGACTATGCGATGGTACTATTTGTTGCTAGATTCCTAGTCGGTTTGGATTTTTTGTCCTGTGCTGTAGTGGCAACAATGGTAGCATTTATTACAACTCTGACTATATTTTTAGAAGAcagatttaaatattttataatttgtactTCTTTACTTGCTTATTTTCCAATTATTGTATGTCTAAAGCTTAGATTTCCTTTTACAAAGTCGATAAGGCCATTTAAAggtattaaaatattttag
- the LOC123914367 gene encoding uncharacterized protein LOC123914367 isoform X1 gives MTLEVVIMIKNVAVIYFPPFINIYVVTLLLAKALGFDHNYYQPLHLAILKGDWKSTKAFLDNDPTALTAKVTVHGRTALHVAAVGAQWKLVEKLAQHQQMPAEVLEELDFMGCTCLHYVAMGQSVDAAKALVAKNPSVTQVIDFKGFTPLMYSITSTQCKEMVGYLVLNTSDERPGCPFSGPSASQLVALLTGAGFHDITMHLLQRYPNLATITDSNGSSIILNVLTKLPSHFYSGDLLYFKFDKLCYKWAPGELEYENTIWNALQTLFPGLKIIRDKKLRHLSAVKLAEFVFSQASTMNDYQFWQSFVSPEILFSATSSGIVEILETCFQFFPDMVWTRIPNEGYLVQIAIKNRQKQVFSFLCKMPIMCKLLVLAIDESNNTTSHLAARFSSQVDSNLGAPFQIVRELHWFKVVEKLDHPLHKEVRNIDGKTAWQVFKEEHKTLIREARNWIKDRSNTGMLVATLIVTITFAAAITVPGGSNQDKGIPIFLTDNKFRVFIVSDAIAFFFSMASLLWFLAAINGRYIHEDYAMVLFVARFLVGLDFLSCAVVATMVAFITTLTIFLEDRFKYFIICTSLLAYFPIIVCLKLRFPFTKSIRPFKGIKIF, from the exons ATGACTTTAGAAGTAGTAATTATGATTAAAAATGTTGCAGTTATATATTTTCCTCCTTTCATAAATATTTATGTTGTGACACTATTATTGGCAAAAGCTCTAGGATTTGACCACAATTACTACCAACCACTTCACTTGGCAATACTAAAAGGCGACTGGAAATCTACAAAGGCTTTTCTTGATAACGATCCAACCGCATTGACAGCGAAGGTTACGGTACATGGCAGGACTGCACTTCATGTTGCAGCAGTAGGAGCTCAGTGGAAACTTGTTGAAAAGTTGGCGCAACATCAACAGATGCCTGCAGAAGTCCTTGAAGAATTGGATTTTATGGGCTGTACTTGCCTTCACTATGTTGCAATGGGTCAAAGCGTAGATGCTGCGAAAGCATTGGTGGCTAAAAATCCTTCTGTTACACAAGTTATTGATTTTAAAGGATTCACACCACTCATGTATAGTATTACTTCTACACAATGTAAAGAGATGGTTGGATATCTTGTTTTGAATACTTCAGATGAAAGACCTGGCTGTCCATTCTCTGGTCCCTCTGCTAGTCAACTTGTTGCTTTGCTTACGGGAGCCGGATTTCATG ATATTACAATGCATCTTCTGCAGCGCTACCCTAACTTAGCCACTATTACTGATTCAAATGGAAGCAGCATTATACTTAATGTTCTGACAAAATTGCCATCACACTTTTATAGTGGAGACttactttattttaaatttgataaacTCTGTTACAAAT GGGCTCCTGGGGAACTGGAATATGAAAATACAATATGGAATGCGCTTCAAACTCTTT TTCCTGGCTTAAAGATAATCAGAGATAAAAAGTTGAGACATCTATCTGCCGTGAAATTGGCTGAATTTGTTTTCTCACAAGCATCAACCATGAATGACTATCAATTCTGGCAATCTTTTGTGAGTCCAGAAATTCTATTCAGTGCAACATCGTCTGGCATAGTTGAGATTTTGGAGACTTGTTTTCAGTTTTTCCCTGATATGGTTTGGACTCGCATTCCCAATGAAGGGTATTTGGTTCAAATTGCCATCAAGAATAGGCAAAAACAAGTTTTTAGTTTTCTATGCAAGATGCCAATAATGTGCAAGCTTTTAGTGTTGGCGATAGATGAATCAAACAACACTACATCACATCTGGCAGCAAGGTTTTCTTCTCAAGTAGATTCAAATTTAGGTGCACCATTTCAAATTGTCAGAGAGTTACATTGGTTTAAG GTAGTAGAGAAATTGGATCACCCTCTCCACAAAGAAGTCAGAAATATAGATGGCAAAACAGCTTGGCAAGTTTTTAAGGAAGAACATAAAACATTGATTAGAGAAGCGAGGAATTGGATAAAGGATAGATCAAACACTGGTATGTTAGTGGCAACTCTTATTGTGACAATCACATTTGCAGCTGCAATAACTGTACCTGGAGGTAGCAACCAGGACAAAGGAATACCAATATTCTTGACAGATAACAAATTCAGAGTGTTTATTGTGTCAGATGCAATAGCCTTCTTTTTCTCAATGGCTTCTCTTCTATGGTTTTTAGCAGCCATAAATGGACGCTACATCCATGAAGACTATGCGATGGTACTATTTGTTGCTAGATTCCTAGTCGGTTTGGATTTTTTGTCCTGTGCTGTAGTGGCAACAATGGTAGCATTTATTACAACTCTGACTATATTTTTAGAAGAcagatttaaatattttataatttgtactTCTTTACTTGCTTATTTTCCAATTATTGTATGTCTAAAGCTTAGATTTCCTTTTACAAAGTCGATAAGGCCATTTAAAggtattaaaatattttag
- the LOC123914365 gene encoding disease resistance protein RPM1-like isoform X1: MAEIAVSFAIDKLLPLLTEEFNLLKGVHKEFADIKDELESIQAFLKDADRRASAPNGDNNGEGVKTWVKQIREAAFRIEDIIDNYMMYAEQRHNFSHLFKTLKQRHKIASGIRDIKSLVRGIKERSERYCFQRSLDQGSSHSRGSQNAKLYPLREAALYIEEADVVGFETPRRILMEWMFELKGRKDPTVFSVVGMGGQGKTTLVKKVFDNNKVIAHFHYRVWITVSQTYDVKEVLRDMLLKICKQNPPQNINQMDQRSLTEELRKYLRRKRYVVVFDDVWNVKFWDDIKNAVIDNKSGSKILITTRNEDVLKSCKISSSTEVLNLQPLTREQSLKLFNKRAFKFDSGGCCREDLIGIANEIVQKCKGLPLAIVAIGGLLSTKEKHVFEWQRFSENLSAELKKDTHLIEIKDILGLSYDDLPYYLKSCLLYFGMYPEDYEVEPNRVIQQWIAEGFVKEEQGKTLEEVAEGYLTELIHRSLVQVSSIGIDGKAESCRVHDQIREMILEKFEDLNFCKEISENGKSSLSGITRRLSITTISNNLMQCIESLHVRSMLVFTDNESPPLFENRIPKNYKLLRVLDCQSTSMLNVPENLGSFVHLKYLSLGSVEILEILKFIGMLRNLETLNIRSQIVVELPKKIRKLGKLRHLTCWYLSLIQLEDGIGEMRSLQTLRSVNLDMEGAAKIIKGFGELKQMRDLGLINVRREHGTILSSSINEMQHLERLVVVSRHEERSYEVIDLNLISLPTKLQKLTLEGILHKLPEWIPKLQNLVELTLRKSRLTQDPLKSLNCLQQLLSFNIGNDSYEGSCLHFEDGWFQKLKKLNVSCISELREVIIDKGALPSLK, translated from the coding sequence atggCAGAAATAGCAGTGTCATTTGCTATTGACAAACTGCTTCCATTGTTAACAGAAGAATTCAATTTGCTCAAAGGTGTTCACAAGGAATTTGCAGACATTAAAGATGAACTCGAAAGCATCCAAGCCTTCCTTAAGGATGCTGATAGAAGAGCTTCAGCACCTAATGGAGACAACAATGGTGAAGGAGTCAAAACATGGGTCAAACAGATTAGGGAAGCAGCTTTTCGGATAGAAGACATCATTGATAACTATATGATGTATGCGGAACAACGCCACAATTTTTCTCACTTGTTCAAAACTTTGAAACAACGCCATAAAATAGCATCTGGGATTCGAGACATTAAGTCATTGGTGCGTGGGATCAAGGAAAGAAGCGAAAGATATTGTTTCCAACGTTCTTTGGATCAAGGATCAAGCCATTCTAGAGGAAGCCAGAATGCCAAACTGTACCCCCTTCGAGAGGCTGCTCTTTACATTGAAGAAGCTGACGTTGTGGGCTTTGAAACACCAAGAAGAATATTGATGGAATGGATGTTCGAGTTGAAAGGAAGAAAGGACCCCACTGTCTTCTCTGTGGTAGGAATGGGAGGGCAGGGCAAAACCACTCTAGTCAAGAAAGTTTTTGACAACAACAAAGTCATTGCACACTTTCATTATCGTGTATGGATCACTGTGTCTCAAACATATGATGTTAAAGAGGTGTTGAGGGACATGTTGCTAAAAATTTGCAAACAAAATCCACCTCAAAATATTAATCAAATGGATCAAAGGTCATTGACTGAAGAACTGAGAAAGTACTTGAGGCGAAAGAGGTATGTTGTGGTGTTTGATGATGTTTGGAATGTAAAGTTTTGGGATGATATTAAAAATGCTGTAATTGATAATAAAAGTGGAAGTAAGATATTGATAACAACAAGGAACGAAGACGTTTTGAAGTCTTGTAAAATATCTTCTTCCACTGAAGTGCTTAATTTGCAACCTTTAACTCGAGAACAGTCTTTGAAATTGTTCAATAAGAGGGCATTCAAATTTGACTCTGGTGGATGTTGTCGAGAAGATCTCATTGGTATAGCTAATGAAATTGTTCAAAAATGTAAGGGCTTGCCACTAGCAATTGTTGCCATTGGTGGTCTTTTGTCTACAAAAGAGAAGCATGTGTTTGAGTGGCAGAGATTTAGTGAAAATTTAAGTGCGGAGCTAAAGAAAGATACACATTTAATTGAgataaaagatattttaggcTTAAGTTACGATGATTTGCCTTATTATCTCAAGTCATGCTTGTTGTATTTTGGAATGTATCCAGAAGATTATGAAGTTGAACCAAATAGAGTGATTCAACAATGGATTGCTGAAGGGTTTGTGAAAGAGGAGCAGGGGAAGACTTTGGAAGAAGTTGCAGAAGGATATTTAACAGAGTTGATCCATAGAAGCTTGGTGCAAGTATCTTCAATTGGAATTGATGGTAAAGCTGAAAGTTGTCGTGTTCATGATCAAATACGCGAGATGATCCTTGAAAAGTTTGAGGATTTAAACTTTTGTAAGGAAATTAGTGAAAATGGTAAGTCATCCTTAAGTGGAATAACTCGACGCTTATCAATAACAACCATTTCCAATAATTTAATGCAGTGTATTGAAAGCTTGCATGTTCGTTCAATGCTTGTTTTCACAGATAATGAATCACCACCACTTTTTGAGAATAGAATTCCTAAAAATTACAAGCTGTTGAGGGTTCTTGATTGTCAATCTACTTCAATGTTGAACGTTCCGGAAAATTTGGGAAGTTTTGTCCACTTGAAGTATTTAAGCTTGGGGTCTGTTGAGATATTGGAAATCTTAAAATTTATTGGCATGCTCCGTAACCTAGAGACCTTGAATATACGGAGTCAAATAGTTGTTGAGTTGCCCAAAAAGATTAGGAAACTTGGAAAACTAAGACATCTTACTTGCTGGTATCTGTCTTTGATTCAATTAGAGGATGGTATTGGAGAGATGAGATCCCTACAAACGCTACGTAGTGTTAATTTAGATATGGAAGGAGCGGCAAAGATAATTAAAGGGTTTGGAGAGCTGAAGCAGATGAGGGATTTGGGGTTGATTAATGTTCGTAGAGAACATGGAACCATTCTATCTTCGTCAATCAATGAAATGCAACACTTGGAAAGACTAGTTGTTGTATCAAGACATGAAGAGCGCTCTTATGAAGtcattgatttgaatttgatttcatTGCCAACTAAGCTTCAAAAACTTACACTAGAGGGGATTCTACACAAGTTACCCGAATGGATTCCAAAGCTTCAAAATCTTGTTGAGTTGACGTTGCGCAAGTCCCGTTTAACTCAAGATCCATTGAAATCACTAAATTGTTTGCAACAATTGTTGTCCTTCAATATAGGCAATGATTCTTATGAAGGTTCATGTTTGCATTTTGAAGATGGATGGTTTCAAAAACTAAAGAAACTGAATGTTAGTTGTATTTCTGAATTGAGAGAAGTTATTATTGACAAAGGAGCACTGCCTTCTCTGAAATAG
- the LOC123914365 gene encoding disease resistance protein RPM1-like isoform X2 — protein sequence MAEIAVSFAIDKLLPLLTEEFNLLKGVHKEFADIKDELESIQAFLKDADRRASAPNGDNNGEGVKTWVKQIREAAFRIEDIIDNYMMYAEQRHNFSHLFKTLKQRHKIASGIRDIKSLVRGIKERSERYCFQRSLDQGSSHSRGSQNAKLYPLREAALYIEEADVVGFETPRRILMEWMFELKGRKDPTVFSVVGMGGQGKTTLVKKVFDNNKVIAHFHYRVWITVSQTYDVKEVLRDMLLKICKQNPPQNINQMDQRSLTEELRKYLRRKRYVVVFDDVWNVKFWDDIKNAVIDNKSGSKILITTRNEDVLKSCKISSSTEVLNLQPLTREQSLKLFNKRAFKFDSGGCCREDLIGIANEIVQKCKGLPLAIVAIGGLLSTKEKHVFEWQRFSENLSAELKKDTHLIEIKDILGLSYDDLPYYLKSCLLYFGMYPEDYEVEPNRVIQQWIAEGFVKEEQGKTLEEVAEGYLTELIHRSLVQVSSIGIDGKAESCRVHDQIREMILEKFEDLNFCKEISENDNESPPLFENRIPKNYKLLRVLDCQSTSMLNVPENLGSFVHLKYLSLGSVEILEILKFIGMLRNLETLNIRSQIVVELPKKIRKLGKLRHLTCWYLSLIQLEDGIGEMRSLQTLRSVNLDMEGAAKIIKGFGELKQMRDLGLINVRREHGTILSSSINEMQHLERLVVVSRHEERSYEVIDLNLISLPTKLQKLTLEGILHKLPEWIPKLQNLVELTLRKSRLTQDPLKSLNCLQQLLSFNIGNDSYEGSCLHFEDGWFQKLKKLNVSCISELREVIIDKGALPSLK from the exons atggCAGAAATAGCAGTGTCATTTGCTATTGACAAACTGCTTCCATTGTTAACAGAAGAATTCAATTTGCTCAAAGGTGTTCACAAGGAATTTGCAGACATTAAAGATGAACTCGAAAGCATCCAAGCCTTCCTTAAGGATGCTGATAGAAGAGCTTCAGCACCTAATGGAGACAACAATGGTGAAGGAGTCAAAACATGGGTCAAACAGATTAGGGAAGCAGCTTTTCGGATAGAAGACATCATTGATAACTATATGATGTATGCGGAACAACGCCACAATTTTTCTCACTTGTTCAAAACTTTGAAACAACGCCATAAAATAGCATCTGGGATTCGAGACATTAAGTCATTGGTGCGTGGGATCAAGGAAAGAAGCGAAAGATATTGTTTCCAACGTTCTTTGGATCAAGGATCAAGCCATTCTAGAGGAAGCCAGAATGCCAAACTGTACCCCCTTCGAGAGGCTGCTCTTTACATTGAAGAAGCTGACGTTGTGGGCTTTGAAACACCAAGAAGAATATTGATGGAATGGATGTTCGAGTTGAAAGGAAGAAAGGACCCCACTGTCTTCTCTGTGGTAGGAATGGGAGGGCAGGGCAAAACCACTCTAGTCAAGAAAGTTTTTGACAACAACAAAGTCATTGCACACTTTCATTATCGTGTATGGATCACTGTGTCTCAAACATATGATGTTAAAGAGGTGTTGAGGGACATGTTGCTAAAAATTTGCAAACAAAATCCACCTCAAAATATTAATCAAATGGATCAAAGGTCATTGACTGAAGAACTGAGAAAGTACTTGAGGCGAAAGAGGTATGTTGTGGTGTTTGATGATGTTTGGAATGTAAAGTTTTGGGATGATATTAAAAATGCTGTAATTGATAATAAAAGTGGAAGTAAGATATTGATAACAACAAGGAACGAAGACGTTTTGAAGTCTTGTAAAATATCTTCTTCCACTGAAGTGCTTAATTTGCAACCTTTAACTCGAGAACAGTCTTTGAAATTGTTCAATAAGAGGGCATTCAAATTTGACTCTGGTGGATGTTGTCGAGAAGATCTCATTGGTATAGCTAATGAAATTGTTCAAAAATGTAAGGGCTTGCCACTAGCAATTGTTGCCATTGGTGGTCTTTTGTCTACAAAAGAGAAGCATGTGTTTGAGTGGCAGAGATTTAGTGAAAATTTAAGTGCGGAGCTAAAGAAAGATACACATTTAATTGAgataaaagatattttaggcTTAAGTTACGATGATTTGCCTTATTATCTCAAGTCATGCTTGTTGTATTTTGGAATGTATCCAGAAGATTATGAAGTTGAACCAAATAGAGTGATTCAACAATGGATTGCTGAAGGGTTTGTGAAAGAGGAGCAGGGGAAGACTTTGGAAGAAGTTGCAGAAGGATATTTAACAGAGTTGATCCATAGAAGCTTGGTGCAAGTATCTTCAATTGGAATTGATGGTAAAGCTGAAAGTTGTCGTGTTCATGATCAAATACGCGAGATGATCCTTGAAAAGTTTGAGGATTTAAACTTTTGTAAGGAAATTAGTGAAAATG ATAATGAATCACCACCACTTTTTGAGAATAGAATTCCTAAAAATTACAAGCTGTTGAGGGTTCTTGATTGTCAATCTACTTCAATGTTGAACGTTCCGGAAAATTTGGGAAGTTTTGTCCACTTGAAGTATTTAAGCTTGGGGTCTGTTGAGATATTGGAAATCTTAAAATTTATTGGCATGCTCCGTAACCTAGAGACCTTGAATATACGGAGTCAAATAGTTGTTGAGTTGCCCAAAAAGATTAGGAAACTTGGAAAACTAAGACATCTTACTTGCTGGTATCTGTCTTTGATTCAATTAGAGGATGGTATTGGAGAGATGAGATCCCTACAAACGCTACGTAGTGTTAATTTAGATATGGAAGGAGCGGCAAAGATAATTAAAGGGTTTGGAGAGCTGAAGCAGATGAGGGATTTGGGGTTGATTAATGTTCGTAGAGAACATGGAACCATTCTATCTTCGTCAATCAATGAAATGCAACACTTGGAAAGACTAGTTGTTGTATCAAGACATGAAGAGCGCTCTTATGAAGtcattgatttgaatttgatttcatTGCCAACTAAGCTTCAAAAACTTACACTAGAGGGGATTCTACACAAGTTACCCGAATGGATTCCAAAGCTTCAAAATCTTGTTGAGTTGACGTTGCGCAAGTCCCGTTTAACTCAAGATCCATTGAAATCACTAAATTGTTTGCAACAATTGTTGTCCTTCAATATAGGCAATGATTCTTATGAAGGTTCATGTTTGCATTTTGAAGATGGATGGTTTCAAAAACTAAAGAAACTGAATGTTAGTTGTATTTCTGAATTGAGAGAAGTTATTATTGACAAAGGAGCACTGCCTTCTCTGAAATAG
- the LOC123915182 gene encoding putative disease resistance protein RGA3, with translation MGGQGKTTLAMKVLDSKDVIGHFDCVVWITVSQSYDVEGLLRDMLLKFYKQQGKNPPDSIYQMDRGALTNEVRNYLQQKREDGMILSSSINEMQDLEKLVVKCRSEENYEVIDLDLISLSIKLQKLILHGILHKLPEWIPKLQNLVELKLSRSHLTEDPSKSLN, from the exons ATGGGAGGGCAAGGTAAAACAACTCTAGCAATGAAAGTTCTTGACAGCAAGGATGTCATTGGACACTTTGATTGTGTTGTATGGATCACAGTGTCTCAATCATACGATGTTGAAGGGTTGTTGAGGGACATGTTGCTAAAGTTTTACAAACAACAAGGAAAGAACCCTCCTGATAGTATTTATCAAATGGATCGAGGGGCATTGACAAATGAAGTGAGAAACTACTTGCAGCAAAAGAG AGAAGATGGAATGATTCTATCTTCATCAATCAATGAAATGCAAGACTTGGAAAAACTAGTTGTTAAATGTAGATCAGAAGAGAATTATGAAGTCattgatttggatttgatttCATTGTCAATTAAGCTTCAAAAACTTATACTACATGGGATTCTACACAAGTTGCCTGAATGGATTccaaaacttcaaaatcttGTTGAGTTAAAATTGTCCCGCTCCCATTTAACTGAAGATCCATCGAAATCACTAAATTGA